A single Thermodesulfobacteriota bacterium DNA region contains:
- a CDS encoding response regulator transcription factor encodes MSPSPARILLVDDEEALLQTLARAARGCGYEIDTAQDGAQAWERLGASRYDLVVTDLVMPGMGGPELMERIGAEGLATRMIVITGFATLDAAVDCLRKGATDFLVKPFPVEEFLGSVERVLHRGTPPGNGSPAWESIATRYGLTRKETLVLEAFYASGRTNRELAQELSLSPHTVKSHLKAAFVKLGVSSRTQLLQLLRAEA; translated from the coding sequence ATGAGCCCGAGTCCTGCGCGCATCCTTCTCGTGGACGACGAAGAGGCCCTCCTCCAGACCCTCGCGCGGGCTGCCCGGGGTTGCGGCTACGAGATCGACACCGCCCAAGACGGCGCGCAGGCCTGGGAACGGCTGGGCGCAAGCCGGTACGACCTGGTGGTCACCGACCTGGTCATGCCGGGGATGGGCGGACCCGAGTTGATGGAGAGGATCGGGGCGGAGGGGCTCGCGACGCGGATGATCGTGATTACCGGGTTTGCGACCCTGGATGCCGCCGTGGACTGCCTGCGAAAGGGCGCCACCGACTTCCTGGTAAAGCCCTTCCCGGTGGAGGAGTTCCTGGGAAGCGTGGAGCGCGTCCTGCACCGGGGGACTCCGCCGGGCAACGGCAGCCCCGCGTGGGAGTCGATTGCGACGCGCTACGGGCTGACGCGCAAAGAGACGTTGGTGCTGGAAGCCTTCTACGCCTCGGGCCGGACCAACCGGGAGCTGGCCCAAGAGCTTTCGCTGAGCCCCCACACGGTCAAGTCCCACCTCAAGGCGGCCTTCGTCAAGCTCGGTGTATCGAGCCGGACCCAACTGCTCCAGCTCCTGCGCGCAGAGGCCTGA